A genomic window from Thunnus thynnus chromosome 12, fThuThy2.1, whole genome shotgun sequence includes:
- the plk3 gene encoding serine/threonine-protein kinase PLK3 yields MDTGCFTAAQRISCHTMNADLFKPIPERGPQQSSAPVKTSRNKPEQTKPELAQVVTDSKTGRSYSKGKLLGKGGFARCYEMTDLSNNKMYAVKVIPQSRVSKPHQRDKITNEIELHKTLSHKHVVKFSHHFEDQENIYIFLELCSRKSLAHIWKARHTLTEPEVRYYLRQIISGLKYLHSRGILHRDLKLGNFFVNENMELRLGDFGLAAKLETVEQRKKTICGTPNYLAPEVLNRQGHGTESDVWSLGCVMYTLMCGNPPFETLDLKETYKCIKEVRYHLPSTLSPTAQKLISGILQKNPSDRLTLDQILNHEFFTKGFTPDKLPPSSCVMVPELHPPSPAKKFFTKMAKSLFGKKKAKVEKIPCEEKDDKDISKLVSGIVKCSINRQISYKTVGPNEVQSPTGQLVSSVPLEQTPAEEESRKSISRSFKGTMASSTEPCEDVLTPAAVAESAMKILNGCLATMPAATRNPPCLSRPQSFLWVTKWVDYSNKYGFGYQLSNQSIGVLFNEGTHLSLCDQRKTVHYCLTNNKHFTFPANSLPEQLRSQKQIVELMANYMEQNLMEGGDLHCEEQVSSSPPLLLQWVKTDHALVMLFNNGTLQVNFYTDHTKIILCKSSDDSYLLTYISRDRVSYTYLLSMLNEMGCTSELRHRLRYVVQLLQHHADA; encoded by the exons ATGGATACCGGTTGTTTCACCGCGGCGCAGCGTATTTCGTGCCACACCATGAATGCGGATTTATTTAAGCCTATTCCGGAGCGTGGACCCCAACAGTCCTCTGCCCCGGTGAAAACGAGCAGGAATAAACCCGAACAAACCAAACCCGAGCTGGCCCAGGTGGTGACAGACTCCAAGACTGGAAGATCCTACAGTAAAGGGAAGCTTTTGGGAAAG GGTGGCTTTGCTCGATGCTATGAGATGACAGACCTCTCCAACAACAAAATGTATGCTGTGAAGGTGATTCCACAAAGCAGGGTGTCCAAACCGCACCAGAGGGACAAG ATTACAAATGAGATTGAGCTCCACAAGACCCTGTCACACAAGCATGTGGTGAAGTTCTCTCATCATTTTGAGGACCAAGAAAACATCTACATATTCCTTGAGCTCTGCAGTCGGAAG tCCCTCGCACACATTTGGAAGGcgagacacacactcacagaacCAGAGGTGCGATATTACCTCAGACAGATCATATCCGGCCTCAAGTACCTCCACAGCAGAGGAATCCTACACAGAGATCTCAAACTAG GCAACTTCTTTGTCAATGAGAACATGGAGCTGCGGCTGGGAGACTTTGGCCTCGCTGCCAAACTGGAGACAGTTGAACAGAGGAAAAA AACAATCTGTGGGACTCCCAACTACTTGGCTCCTGAGGTGCTCAACAGACAGGGCCACGGCACAGAGTCTGACGTTTGGTCCCTCGGATGCGTCAT GTACACGCTGATGTGCGGCAACCCTCCCTTTGAGACGCTTGACCTAAAGGAGACCTACAAGTGTATAAAGGAAGTTCGGTACCACCTGCCCTCCACGCTTTCCCCTACTGCACAGAAACTCATCTCAGGCATCCTACAGAAAAACCCCAGCGACAGACTGACCCTAGACCAGATCCTCAACCATGAATTCTTCACCAAA GGTTTCACTCCTGATAAACTTCCCCccagcagctgtgtgatggtgCCCGAGCTCCACCCCCCCAGCCCTGCCAAGAAATTCTTCACTAAAATGGCCAAGAGTCTCTTTGGCAAGAAGAAAGCAAAAG TGGAGAAGATTCCATGCGAGGAGAAAGACGACAAAGACATTTCCAAGCTGGTGTCAGGCATCGTTAAATGTTCCATCAACCGGCAGATCAGCTACAAAACAGTCGGACCCAATgag GTGCAATCTCCCACCGGCCAGCTGGTCAGCTCTGTGCCTCTAGAACAGACTCCCGCTGAGGAGGAATCCAGGAAGTCCATCTCCCGCTCCTTCAAGGGCACCATGGCCAGCAGCACTGAGC CATGTGAGGATGTCCTAACCCCAGCAGCTGTGGCTGAATCGGCCATGAAAATTCTCAACGGCTGTTTAGCCACCATGCCTGCAG cCACTAGAAACCCACCCTGCTTGTCCAGGCCACAGTCCTTCTTGTGGGTGACTAAATGGGTCGACTACTCAAACAAATATGGTTTTGGCTACCAGCTCTCAAACCAAAGCATCGGTGTTCTCTTCAACGAGGGAACACATCTCAGTCTCTGTGACCAACGCAA AACTGTCCACTACTGCTTGaccaacaacaaacacttcacTTTCCCTGCCAACTCTCTACCTGAGCAGCTTCGCAGCCAGAAACAAATTGTAGAGCTCATGGCCAACTACATGGAACAGAACCTTATGGAG GGTGGAGATCTGCACTGTGAGGAACAGGTCTCAagttctcctcctctgctgctccagtGGGTGAAGACTGACCACGCACTTGTCATGCTCTTCAACAATGGCACTCTACAG GTTAACTTCTACACAGACCACACCAAGATCATCCTGTGCAAGTCATCTGATGACTCCTACCTGCTCACCTACATCAGCCGGGACCGCGTCTCCTACACTTACCTCCTCAGCATGCTAAATGAGATGGGCTGCACCTCTGAACTACGACACAGACTCCGATATGTGGTCCAGCTGCTCCAACACCATGCTGATGCCTGA
- the cacybp gene encoding calcyclin-binding protein, producing MDLTEQINQLEADLQELGSLLEKAERKRVQELLKQEQKKVEKEIAVKRQQKEQQARRQADPAAASKATYTVKITNYAWDQSDKFVKIYLTLKDVHKIPSENVDVNFTEKSFSVLVKDLDGKNHQMTVLNLLYPIDEKDSYKKIKTDMVMIMCKKQATKKWECLTKVDKQSKEKDKPAVDENADPSEGLMSMLKKIYSEGDDEMKRTINKAWSESQEKKVRGGDMMDF from the exons ATGGATCTTACCGAGCAG ATCAACCAATTGGAGGCAGACTTGCAGGAGCTGGGGTCCCTCTTGGagaaggcagagaggaagagagtgcAGGAGCTGCTAAAGCAGGAGCAGAAAAAGGTGGAGAAAGAGATTGCAGTCAAACGACAACAGAAGGAGCAACAGGCCAGGAGACAGGCAGACCCAGCTGCAGCCTCAAAGGCAACATACACAGTCAAGATCACAAACTATG CGTGGGACCAGTCAGACAAATTTGTCAAAATTTACCTTACATTGAAAGATGTGCACAAAATTCCATCAGAAAATGTGGACGTCAACTTTACAGAAAA GTCATTTTCTGTGCTTGTGAAGGATCTAGATGGGAAAAATCATCAGATGACAGTTCTCAATCTGTTATATCCAATCGATGAGAAGGACAGCTATAAAAAG ataaaaacagacatggTGATGATCATGTGCAAGAAGCAGGCAACAAAGAAGTGGGAGTGCCTAACGAAGGTGGACAAGCAGTCGAAAGAGAAAGA TAAACCCGCTGTCGATGAGAATGCCGACCCCAGTGAGGGCCTGATGAGCATGTTGAAGAAGATCTACTCAGAGGGCGATGACGAGATGAAGAGAACCATCAACAAAGCCTGGTCGGAGTCCCAAGAAAAGAAAGTCAGAGGAGGAGATATGATGGATTTCTGA